Proteins encoded together in one Hylaeus volcanicus isolate JK05 chromosome 3, UHH_iyHylVolc1.0_haploid, whole genome shotgun sequence window:
- the LOC128874256 gene encoding inositol oxygenase, protein MSAKTIPQSQRQSILDPSEKLRPEAVYDGKLQSQFRNFSEDHTDPIKARVRKTYHHMHTNQTVEFVRSRMKEWLQFNKFKMSVKDALIKLNDLVDESDPDTNLPNIVHAFQTAESIRKDHPDLDWFHLTGLIHDLGKVMAFYEEPQWAVVGDTFPVGCAWADSIVYRETSFENNPDGNDPRYNTKYGMYKPKCGLKNLTMSWGHDEYLYRVLAHNKTKLPKEGLAMIRYHSFYPWHAGGDYMHFCTDEDMEMLKWINEFNKYDLYTKSGGVPDIEKLWPYYEKLIDKYIPGELEW, encoded by the exons GAGAAGTTGCGTCCAGAGGCAGTCTACGATGGGAAACTGCAGAGTCAGTTCAGGAATTTCTCGGAGGACCACACGGACCCCATAAAGGCCCGTGTTCGGAAAACGTATCATCATATGCACACCAATCAAACCGTGGAGTTCGTCAGAT CTCGCATGAAGGAATGGCTGCAGTTCAACAAGTTCAAGATGAGCGTGAAGGATGCTCTGATCAAGCTGAACGACCTGGTGGATGAGAGCGATCCGGACACCAATTTGCCAAACATCGTGCACGCTTTCCAGACAGCGGAGTCCATCAGGAAGGACCATCCTGACTTGGACTGGTTCCACTTGACTGGCTTGATCCACGACTTGGGCAAG GTAATGGCGTTCTACGAAGAGCCGCAATGGGCGGTGGTGGGCGACACGTTTCCGGTTGGTTGCGCTTGGGCTGACTCGATCGTTTATAGGGAGACCAGCTTCGAAAACAACCCTGACGGAAACGACCCGCGATACAA CACGAAGTATGGCATGTACAAGCCGAAATGCGGCCTGAAGAACCTGACGATGTCCTGGGGACACGACGAGTATCTGTACCGCGTGTTGGCGCACAACAAGACCAAACTGCCCAAAGAGGGTCTGGCCATGATACGTTATCACTCGTTCTATCCCTGGCACGCAGGTGGCGATTACATGCACTTCTGCACCGACGAAGACATGGAGATGCTGAAGTGGATCAACGAGTTCAA taAATACGATCTGTACACGAAAAGCGGCGGTGTCCCCGACATCGAGAAACTCTGGCCCTACTACGAGAAGCTGATAGACAAGTATATCCCAGGCGAGTTGGAGTGGTGA